Below is a window of Gammaproteobacteria bacterium DNA.
CTGGTTAGAATACCCTGATGCGGATAACATTCATCATTTATTGATGGCCCCAATCAGTGAAGTTAATACTACTGATAAAACTTATGATTACATTCAACAGCAACAACAACAAAAATTGCTGCTAGAAATGGACCGGGTTCTTTATGTGGCTACAACACGTGCAAAAAAATGTATATTTCTGACTGCGACCGTTGAACAAAATGACGCCAACTCCATTGTTGCGCCTAGCAGCAGAAGTTTATTAGGAAGAATATGGCAAGTGCATCCCGGTCTTTTTCAAAAAAGTATTAACGAGCTTGTCACTGAAGAAGCAGAGTTAAAAACAAAATTTCACCCCCTCTTGCATCGGGTCACTTTATCTACGATCCAGCACTTTTTACAGATACCACATGAAAATGATGCGTATGAAGCAAGCCAAAAAAATTCTCCTGAATTAGTTTTACCCTTGCATCGCAACGAGGCTAGATTAGGTTCAATTATTCATCTTTTAATTGAAAAAATAGCTCTGAACGGGATTTTCTGGTGGAAATCACTTTCTTTGACAATGCATCAAAAAATTATTCAAGCATTATGCCAACAGCTTAATCTTTCAACTGAGTTTTACGGGATATGTACCGAAAAAGCACTTCTTGCCATAAACAATATGGTTAGTGATCCTCGCGGACAATGGATTCTTCAAAATCACTCTAAGGCATGTAGCGAATATACGCTTTTAGATTACGATTATGGACAATGGGCCAAAAAAATTATTGATAGAGTATTAATCGATGAAAATGGTGAACACTGGATCATTGATTTTAAAACCACAGAAAATAAATATTCTAACATTTCCAACGATGACTTTATTCAACAGGCAGCGCAACAATACCGTAAGCAGCTGCACTCCTATAAACAAGCCCTCAGTCGCGTTGTTGGCCATCAAAACATTCATCTTGCGGTTTACTTTCCTTTGTTACCTGCATGGTATGTTTATTCATCCTAAGGCGTAACAGACGCTCCGGCAGCTTAGTATAAATATCACCAAAATCACGGTTACTCATAATGAGAACCGTGTCGTTGACCTGAATATTACTGCAAACTTTCGCGATCATCTCCTCGACACTTACAGGATAGAAAAGATTTTTTCTATCCTTGGGCACATCAAATTCATGCGGTACTGCTGTTTGCAAAATATGAACCTCATCAGCAAGCTTTAAAGCAGGAATCAAGCTTGTCTTATGCACACCGGCTTTCATCGTATACGAAGCTAATTCTAATAACGCAATTAATCGCCCCTCAGGCCTATGCTTTCTCAAGCCATCTAATGTTGTTTCAATAGCTGTGGGATGATGCGCAAAATCTTCAAAAATCATTACTGATTTAACTTCAGCAATTTTTTCTAAACGTCTTTTTACACCTTGAAATTGTGTCAAAGCATGCACCGCTACAGAAACTTCTACACCTACAGAATGGGCGGCTGCAATCGCCGCTAATGCATTTGATCGATTATGCTTTCCTAATAACGGCAACATCTTCTCAAGAGAATCGCCTAATGAATGAAACACCTCTGGCGTCCATTTAGCATCCTGATCCAAGCCAAAAGACTCAGATTGACTCCAAAGCCCCATCGCAAAAAGATCCGTCAGGACTTTGTCATTATGTGGATAGATCACCGTGCCTGCACATGGCACAGTGCGCAATAAATAATGAAATTGTTTTTTTATATCTTCGAGACTGGAAAAAATATCCGCATGATCAAATTCAATATTATTAATAATCAGCGTTTCAGGATGATAATGCAAAAACTTGGAACGCTTATCAAAAAAAGCACTGTCATATTCATCGGCTTCAATCACAAAGTACGGACTATCATTCACACAAGCAGACGTATTAAAATTTTGGGGGATTCCACCAATTAAAAAACTCGGCGATAACCCTGCGTATTGCAATATCCACGCTAGCATACTGGAAGTGGTTGTTTTGCCATGCGTCCCAGAAACCGCTAATACTTTTTTATGACATAATACATTTTCATATAACCATTGCGGACCGCTAATATATTTCCACCGCTGATCCAACAAATGCTCTATCGCTGGATTACCACGACTCATGGCATTACCCACAATCACTAAATCTGGCGCACTGAGTGTTTTATAATTTTCATACCCCGAAAGTAAGGTGATACCTTGAGCACGTAGAAAATCACTCATAGGTGGATACACATTTTGGTCAACCCCAATCACTTCATGGCCAAGCTGGCGAGCAATATAAGCAACTCCGGCCATAAATGTGCCACAAGCCCCTAATACGTGTAATTTCACAGCAATAATCTCTAAATGAGTGCAATAGCTTGGATTGTAACGCTAGCTTGCAGAATCGTCTAGAAAAGGTATCGCACATCATTAGAAATTAGGTTATCGTATACATTATGTGCACTTAACTTTTTGGTGTTATGCAAGCTTTCTTAAAACCAACCGTATTCATTATTGATGAAGACCCGGCTTTCAAATCGGGACTTTCGTGGCAACTTGAAAGCATGGGTTTTTTGATTAAGACATTTTCTTTTTTAGAAACTTTTTTTACCTTTTATCGCGAAGATATTCCAGGATGCTTAATTATTGACGTTCGATCCGCCGGTAGTCTCGGCGTCGAATTAATCACTACATTGCGTAAAAAAGGCGTGCGACTTTCAGTTATTTTTCTCTCCAATAACCCTGACACCAATACCGCGGTCAAAGCAATCAAATTAGGCGCCATTGATTTTCTTAGCAAAACCGTTGACTCCACCACATTAATCAACAGCATTAATCAAGCATTACACAGCAATCATGCCAAGCGACTCTTTGAAGAGGGATTGCATCACGCCAGCACTTTATATCAGCAGCTCACCGTCCGAGAAAAAGAAGTTTTTCAATA
It encodes the following:
- the mpl gene encoding UDP-N-acetylmuramate:L-alanyl-gamma-D-glutamyl-meso-diaminopimelate ligase; translated protein: MKLHVLGACGTFMAGVAYIARQLGHEVIGVDQNVYPPMSDFLRAQGITLLSGYENYKTLSAPDLVIVGNAMSRGNPAIEHLLDQRWKYISGPQWLYENVLCHKKVLAVSGTHGKTTTSSMLAWILQYAGLSPSFLIGGIPQNFNTSACVNDSPYFVIEADEYDSAFFDKRSKFLHYHPETLIINNIEFDHADIFSSLEDIKKQFHYLLRTVPCAGTVIYPHNDKVLTDLFAMGLWSQSESFGLDQDAKWTPEVFHSLGDSLEKMLPLLGKHNRSNALAAIAAAHSVGVEVSVAVHALTQFQGVKRRLEKIAEVKSVMIFEDFAHHPTAIETTLDGLRKHRPEGRLIALLELASYTMKAGVHKTSLIPALKLADEVHILQTAVPHEFDVPKDRKNLFYPVSVEEMIAKVCSNIQVNDTVLIMSNRDFGDIYTKLPERLLRLRMNKHTMQVTKESKPQDECFDGQQRD
- a CDS encoding response regulator transcription factor → MQAFLKPTVFIIDEDPAFKSGLSWQLESMGFLIKTFSFLETFFTFYREDIPGCLIIDVRSAGSLGVELITTLRKKGVRLSVIFLSNNPDTNTAVKAIKLGAIDFLSKTVDSTTLINSINQALHSNHAKRLFEEGLHHASTLYQQLTVREKEVFQYVLRGLTNKMMAGELGVTLKTIEAHRANIMSKMQATSLPGLVTMAVKYNLITEDETAFVAS